The genome window AGAGCAGACCAGGTGACTACATCAGAGGGATGCAAGGAACGGGCCCAGCCCAGTTCCGGGGGTTGTCATGGACCGGAATATGGGGGTTATGATGCCGAGAACGGCCTACCTGcatctcttcctcttctcgcTCTACTTATATCTGGGAGACGACGGCAGTCGAGGCGTCACACTAGTACGCAAGCTCGCTGATAACGACAACTAGCAGCGTTACTATACAATAGCAGAGTGTGGACCCAATAGGCCCGATTACACATATCCTGCCAAATAGACAAATAGACAAAAGCCTCCGCCCCATGTCCAACCCAGGCCGGACGTTGCTcgatcctcgacgcgtcTCAATCCGCTGAACAGTCGCCATTTAGCTTCAACACATCCGCATCCGCCACCCACAAACACATTCATCATCAACACATCCCGTCGCCATGCCCAACCCCAAGGCGTCAACACTCGAGGAGTTGTCCGAGAGGTATGCATAATCCTGGATACGCTGACACAAGAATCATCTACTCGGAGCGATGTGAGTCGCACGCGCTGTCCTTGACTTGcccttcctcgaccttgctcGGCATTATCACACCACCCACTTGCCGTTTCATCCATCGCCGCATGCGCGTGCCGAGCTCCTGTCGCCATGTTGAAGTGCAGCTCGCTCAGGCCCGGCGCGCGTGGCTGTGCGTTGCCGGAATCATCACCTCactgccgacgaggacgccgatAACAAAGATAGATGCTGACACAGTCTGCCGACATGATACGCTCCACACATCCTGCTCCATCCTCACGTCACCTTTTACATTATCCCACAGACTCTGATGACAACTTTGAGTATCGCCATGTCATCCTCCCAAAGCCCAtgctcaagctcatccCAAAGAGGTTTGTGCTGTCTCGGCTCGCCTGACTTCTATGCTGACGCTTCGCTCTTGATGACTTGGCGCTCGATTCACGCCATCCGACCGATCTTCCATTCCGCATACCTTGCCtcctctcgcgcgccgtccccctccctcttgCCTTGCTCGCCCAACAGCTACTTCTCTGGTGACGACTccggcctcctccgcatcTTGGAAGAGCACGAGTGGCGGGGAATCGGAATCACGCAGAGTCTCGGCTGGGAACACTTTGAGGTGCATGCACCCGAGCCGCACATCCGTGAGCTTGCCCGTTCGTCTTGAGCTAACAGCAGTCCTCTTCCGGCGACCACTCGTGAGCCGTTTCGGTCACTTGCACAGCTAACGGCAGCCCGGCAAGTAATCTCCTGATCGCGCACTTGTACTAgtctctccatctctcaCGCGCACTGCGCAAGCATCCATGTCCGCCCAGCCGATATGCCATGGCCATATTCTGTCTCGTCGAGCTACTGACTCATGACTGATGCAAGGTGCGTGCAAGCACTGCACCGTGCCGTGGCTGATGGTGTGGCGTGGGACGCGTGCCTGCGCATGTCCAAAGAGTCCAAGCTTAAAGCTGGCTACTAACAGCTGGCCTGACCTGACCATCTGGTGTCACATCGCTCTCAAGGGGACTTTATGCATCGGTATAGCGCAACCGGTCGCAATAGCTCATGGATACTCGCAGGACAACCCTGCGTAGAACCCGATACAATCTACGCCGCAGcgtcctcaccctcggcgagctggttgcggcgcgtcgcctcGCGGAAAACACGCTCTTGATCGCGGTGGCACAGCACTTCTCAACGCCGGCCAGCAGGCACTAGTAGACCTTGTGCTGGAGCACGACGTGACCTCAGGAGCAGGCAGTGACGAC of Cutaneotrichosporon cavernicola HIS019 DNA, chromosome: 4 contains these proteins:
- the CKS1 gene encoding uncharacterized protein (Binds to the catalytic subunit of the cyclin dependent kinases and is essential for their biological function), translated to MPNPKASTLEELSERIIYSERYSDDNFEYRHVILPKPMLKLIPKSYFSGDDSGLLRILEEHEWRGIGITQSLGWEHFEVHAPEPHILLFRRPLPGK